The following proteins come from a genomic window of Nostoc sp. TCL26-01:
- a CDS encoding DUF6760 family protein: MEEVAYLAYHFHWSYEQIMTMEHQERQQWVTQVAQINQRLSD, translated from the coding sequence CTGGAGGAGGTAGCTTACCTTGCTTATCATTTTCATTGGTCTTACGAACAGATTATGACAATGGAACACCAAGAACGTCAGCAGTGGGTAACACAAGTAGCACAAATTAATCAGCGACTTAGTGATTGA
- a CDS encoding phage tail assembly protein, which yields MQQTEFPFILPQGYLDAEGNTHYEGVMRLATAYDEIAPLRDPRVQKNPGYLVIILLARTIVKLGTLDQINTKVIEGLFSGDLVYLQDFYQRINQNGHSRLRVACPHCEGEFEVETIPVGE from the coding sequence ATGCAACAAACTGAATTTCCTTTTATCTTACCTCAAGGATATCTCGACGCAGAGGGTAATACTCATTATGAAGGCGTGATGCGTTTGGCAACTGCTTATGATGAAATTGCGCCTCTGCGAGATCCGAGAGTGCAGAAAAATCCTGGTTATTTGGTGATTATTCTCTTAGCAAGAACCATAGTCAAACTAGGAACATTAGACCAAATTAATACCAAAGTAATTGAGGGTTTATTTTCAGGAGATTTAGTCTATTTGCAAGATTTTTATCAAAGGATTAACCAAAATGGTCATAGTCGTTTGCGGGTAGCTTGTCCTCATTGTGAGGGAGAGTTTGAAGTGGAAACTATTCCTGTGGGGGAGTAG
- a CDS encoding phage tail protein encodes MNLKFIALNAALAAGSTASLVGHDPYMVYNFAVEIGGVVVGGFSEVSGLSSEIELESYQEGGLNDYIHKFPKHTTYPNLVLSRGLVNIDLFYIWYQATSQGLIQQLNGTILLLNSQQIPVMWWTFKQAYPVKWEGPRLNANSDEIAVERIELVHQGICKL; translated from the coding sequence ATGAATCTCAAATTTATTGCTTTAAATGCAGCTTTAGCCGCAGGTTCTACGGCCAGCTTAGTAGGACATGACCCTTACATGGTTTATAACTTTGCTGTAGAAATTGGCGGAGTTGTGGTTGGTGGTTTTAGTGAAGTTAGTGGTTTAAGTAGTGAAATTGAGTTGGAATCTTATCAGGAGGGAGGGCTAAATGATTATATTCATAAATTTCCTAAACATACCACCTACCCCAATTTAGTTTTGAGTCGAGGATTGGTCAATATTGATTTGTTTTATATCTGGTATCAAGCAACTAGTCAAGGACTAATTCAACAGTTAAATGGGACGATTCTCTTACTGAATAGTCAGCAAATTCCGGTGATGTGGTGGACATTTAAACAAGCATATCCTGTGAAATGGGAAGGGCCACGGTTGAACGCTAATAGCGATGAAATTGCGGTGGAAAGAATTGAACTAGTACATCAGGGAATTTGTAAGTTATAG
- a CDS encoding phage tail protein I: MNAKPSDSVSTYQQYLPAILQKDEFFGQFLLAFEQILSGLSETPSQEKIITANTQNITGLEEVINNVHLYFNPQATPEEFLPWLARWVSLSLRDDWQVEVKKAFIQQIVRLYNLRGTKAGLIEILSIYLQNSGFGEKVEVFDQFDDFPHYFQVQLTLKDRDPDKYWRQAKIAKAIIDQEKPAQTFYALKILVPTMQLTKRSHIIYTYKLFAPPQEQKFAIAVTITPNNFNSTQITQLAKQLLVQIQGNSKSLGSSPPEITSNNQSFSVKQNLTYQHLQDNLAGFNVTLSNRTDKQFQGNLAIDFHFYINDKLYINTLLEQPINLAPVLTICRENQKKEIIAGNTIFQKSPPRGMKITESMWTKPDNFKLFTPPQIQELTPQLIALIEKIDLEAIVEITQPNPITSDVLNKITVRLQDNFSDYDLLIPETIIANNQITIKRTFYYQQFLQNIDMLALTIKSLHDTDIAGKVTLQATLNINQRLSTHKLLEQSFNLTAVPAYNILQICQKNERGEIIFGQTIPTILGTTTQSLN, from the coding sequence ATGAACGCAAAACCATCTGACTCAGTTAGCACCTATCAACAATATTTGCCAGCCATTCTCCAAAAAGATGAATTTTTTGGGCAGTTTTTATTGGCTTTTGAACAAATTCTCAGTGGCTTAAGTGAAACGCCTAGTCAAGAGAAAATCATTACAGCTAATACCCAAAACATAACTGGCTTAGAAGAAGTTATCAATAATGTTCATCTTTACTTCAATCCCCAAGCCACTCCAGAGGAATTCTTACCTTGGTTAGCAAGGTGGGTATCCTTGAGTTTAAGGGATGATTGGCAAGTAGAGGTGAAAAAAGCCTTTATTCAACAAATTGTCCGATTATACAATTTGCGCGGAACAAAAGCAGGATTAATCGAGATTTTGAGTATTTATTTACAAAATTCTGGCTTTGGTGAAAAAGTGGAAGTCTTCGATCAATTTGATGACTTCCCTCATTATTTTCAAGTGCAACTAACTCTCAAAGATCGTGATCCTGATAAGTATTGGCGACAGGCGAAAATAGCTAAGGCAATTATCGATCAAGAAAAACCAGCACAAACATTCTATGCGCTGAAAATTCTTGTGCCTACCATGCAGCTAACTAAGCGATCGCACATCATTTATACTTACAAATTATTTGCCCCACCCCAAGAACAAAAATTTGCGATCGCTGTCACTATTACCCCCAACAATTTCAATAGTACTCAAATTACGCAATTAGCTAAACAGTTACTTGTGCAAATCCAAGGCAACTCAAAATCTCTTGGATCATCTCCACCAGAAATCACGAGTAATAACCAATCTTTCTCCGTCAAACAAAATTTAACTTATCAGCATCTCCAAGACAACTTAGCAGGTTTTAATGTCACCTTATCCAATCGTACAGATAAACAGTTTCAGGGAAATTTAGCGATAGATTTTCATTTTTACATAAATGATAAATTATATATAAATACTCTATTAGAACAACCTATAAATTTAGCCCCAGTCCTGACTATCTGCCGAGAAAATCAGAAAAAAGAGATAATTGCTGGCAATACGATTTTTCAAAAATCCCCACCACGAGGCATGAAGATAACAGAATCTATGTGGACTAAACCCGATAATTTTAAATTGTTTACACCACCTCAAATTCAAGAACTAACGCCTCAGTTGATCGCCCTTATAGAAAAAATAGACCTAGAAGCGATCGTGGAAATAACGCAACCAAATCCCATCACATCAGATGTGCTAAATAAAATTACAGTTCGTCTACAAGATAACTTCTCAGACTATGATTTACTAATTCCAGAAACTATCATAGCCAATAATCAAATTACAATTAAGCGGACATTCTATTACCAACAATTTCTACAAAATATAGATATGTTAGCATTAACAATTAAAAGTTTGCATGATACAGATATTGCGGGAAAAGTCACCTTGCAAGCCACTTTAAACATCAATCAGCGTTTATCCACTCATAAGTTATTAGAACAATCCTTCAATCTCACAGCCGTTCCTGCTTACAATATTTTACAAATCTGTCAGAAAAATGAAAGAGGAGAAATTATTTTTGGGCAAACGATTCCCACAATTTTAGGAACAACTACTCAATCCTTAAACTAA
- a CDS encoding four helix bundle protein → MAEIRDFKDLIIWQKGMEIAEKCYLLTKHFPRDEVFGMTEQIRRSSASIPANIAEGYGRRSSGDYARFLNISQGSINELQTHLLLSSRVGICTIKDIEIILQHLQEETKMIISLLKNLNK, encoded by the coding sequence ATGGCTGAGATTCGGGATTTTAAAGATTTAATAATTTGGCAAAAAGGTATGGAAATTGCAGAAAAGTGTTATCTCTTAACTAAACATTTTCCTAGAGATGAAGTTTTTGGAATGACTGAACAAATCAGAAGATCATCAGCATCTATTCCCGCCAATATTGCCGAAGGCTATGGTAGAAGATCATCTGGTGACTATGCCAGATTTTTAAATATCAGTCAAGGCTCAATCAATGAATTACAAACTCATCTTCTTCTATCCTCCAGAGTAGGAATATGTACTATAAAAGATATAGAAATCATTCTGCAACACCTTCAAGAAGAAACTAAAATGATTATTTCTCTTTTAAAAAATTTAAATAAATAA
- a CDS encoding baseplate J/gp47 family protein: MTLPLPNLDDRTYANLVEAAISQIPLEYPEWTDHNPTDTGIILIELFAWLTEMVLYQVNQIPDENYASFLSLLQGKDWSLPTNVSPQERQKALQLEIQKTLIELRKIYRAVTPEDFEKLVLIDWNQSADVGDVKIARVKCLGQRNLESTAESFAPGHISLVVIPEDNQVNTVDKYAALLNFLDARKLLTTRLHIVEPDYVAITILAELVLQDGAQPEAVKKQVKTEVEIFFAPLLWLFGRSVYISELYKLLDDIPGVDYVENLQIIDQYNHSQSVIDLAEHQLVKINLQDSKFTILVEVGNERKTI; encoded by the coding sequence ATGACTCTACCCCTACCTAACCTCGACGATCGCACTTACGCTAATTTAGTAGAAGCAGCCATTTCTCAAATTCCTCTAGAATATCCAGAGTGGACTGACCATAATCCTACAGATACAGGAATTATTCTCATTGAATTGTTCGCATGGTTAACAGAGATGGTTCTCTATCAAGTTAATCAAATTCCTGATGAGAATTATGCCAGTTTTCTGAGTTTACTGCAAGGAAAAGATTGGAGTTTACCAACTAATGTTTCTCCCCAGGAACGACAGAAAGCTTTACAATTAGAGATTCAAAAAACTTTAATAGAGTTACGTAAAATTTATCGTGCTGTTACTCCAGAAGATTTTGAAAAATTGGTACTAATTGATTGGAATCAATCAGCAGATGTGGGTGATGTAAAAATTGCTAGGGTTAAATGTTTGGGACAACGTAACTTAGAATCTACTGCGGAAAGTTTTGCCCCAGGACATATAAGTTTAGTGGTGATTCCTGAAGATAATCAAGTAAATACGGTAGATAAATATGCAGCATTGTTGAACTTTCTGGATGCTCGCAAACTTTTAACTACTCGTCTGCATATTGTAGAACCTGATTATGTTGCTATCACTATACTAGCAGAATTAGTGCTTCAGGATGGCGCACAACCAGAGGCAGTCAAAAAACAAGTAAAAACAGAAGTTGAGATATTTTTTGCACCCTTATTGTGGCTTTTTGGTCGGAGTGTTTATATTTCTGAATTATATAAATTACTAGATGATATTCCTGGTGTAGATTATGTGGAAAATCTGCAAATTATCGATCAGTATAATCATTCTCAATCGGTAATTGATTTAGCAGAACATCAATTAGTGAAAATCAATCTCCAAGATAGCAAGTTTACAATATTAGTAGAGGTTGGCAATGAACGCAAAACCATCTGA
- a CDS encoding GPW/gp25 family protein, producing the protein MEIDFLGVGWSLPIRLKKNGQIAVARYEESVRQSIWMILSTAKGERVMRPDFGCDIHEKVFAPNSLGTVGQIVSDVQDALIEWEPRIDVLDVDTIADPQQPNVILIQINYQIRTTNNIFNLVYPFYLQ; encoded by the coding sequence ATGGAAATTGATTTTTTAGGTGTGGGATGGAGTTTACCTATCCGACTTAAGAAAAATGGGCAAATTGCAGTAGCACGTTATGAAGAAAGTGTGCGTCAGTCGATTTGGATGATTCTCAGTACGGCGAAAGGGGAAAGGGTAATGCGTCCTGATTTTGGCTGTGATATTCATGAAAAAGTATTTGCCCCTAATAGTTTAGGAACGGTGGGACAAATTGTCAGTGATGTGCAAGATGCTTTAATTGAATGGGAACCCAGGATTGATGTTTTAGATGTAGATACAATTGCCGATCCTCAGCAACCAAATGTGATTTTAATTCAAATAAATTATCAAATTCGGACGACGAATAATATTTTTAATTTGGTTTACCCTTTTTATTTACAGTAA
- a CDS encoding baseplate J/gp47 family protein, producing the protein MAILPPKIDQRTYEEIVQQTESLVQQFTDWKPAPGNQPDAGRALIRIFGKMVKSVSDRLNQVTEKNFLAFLDLIGGELAPPQPAKVPLTFYLAQGSPTDGLVPAHTQISAPSTESLDAEILFATDRELVVTTTQLQAVYLREPSQDKYSDHTLAAIGHKDTAFLTFVGDRPISHSLYITCPDIFTLPELRAFNLIINTTNNNQFSILPLNWSYWDGNQWQIIPSPKSDKNQFIFTNLPIPTPCEIQGKTEKWLQANLTNITASIPEITNIQASINIKKNNLIPEVCLFNTTPLDLTKDFYPFGVQPEINDTFYIALHDTFIQPNTVITIDIKLSHKPVNTTNLNIRWEMDNGAGWQEISASNQQIRWQEKSSAIQLKEGDIIQAKLEFLNQTNMPAPTTVNRETRYWLRGRITQGYYGQPSKERKYAIYNEVAAVSNSPAEKAINIVGNAADFFSSNDVIRLVWLENNTTEKREEYEIEKVASSTITLKTALSQNAKASGTKIFRRDIITETIAPIYDPPLIQSLKLSYEFTLTEKAIYFAENDFTYTYPDSVNPKSFSPFTPTTDQEPTLYLGFDQSFDNKPVTIYAQVESPLPHELSTDITTQTILTATANTGDKTLQLADITGWQIGDRLEIQAPEQLHNYTIISINNNQVSINPPLQQNYPELHPIIHPTQPHLVWEYSSPWGWRSLGVEDETQAFSQRGLIQFIAPADFSQTAAFGQQLYWLRVRWLAGNFRVKPRLRRLLTNTTWAFQAISLQAEVLGSSNYEAEQVFTANNTPILLGQQLEVEEGQIPTQIASHRLKIIRDNLGEIEEVWVLWQEVADFYGSSGSDRHYILDHQTGEIRFGNGQAGMIPPRGRNNIRLAFYQTGGGKAGNVTAQTISQLKTTIPYIDRVINLEAAAGGTPQETLDRLKQRVPKQLRHRNRAVTHEDIADLAYAASTDVARVKVVTPDLLTADFSPLNEKLWIDPSKANVSFADNLREKLQTINATEAANFEKMMREINRRAGQIKLIILPDSSDRQPTPSLALLAQVETYILVRCTATLDLVVTTPTWQEVTVNATITPISLEDADMVRHTVTQTLEAFLHPLTGGKGEGWQFGRYPQKSDFYAIIQSIPGVDHVNSLEVQLPGTQTNSLLSADSLIFSGNHVVKLAGRKVTGKKAIGNRQ; encoded by the coding sequence ATGGCTATTTTACCTCCCAAAATTGATCAGCGCACCTATGAAGAAATTGTGCAACAAACTGAGAGTTTAGTACAGCAATTTACTGACTGGAAACCTGCACCGGGAAATCAACCTGATGCGGGTAGGGCATTAATTCGCATCTTTGGTAAGATGGTAAAATCAGTGAGCGATCGCCTCAATCAAGTTACAGAGAAAAATTTCCTGGCATTCCTTGATTTAATTGGGGGAGAACTCGCACCACCCCAACCAGCTAAAGTCCCTCTAACCTTCTATTTAGCCCAAGGAAGTCCCACAGATGGGTTAGTTCCCGCCCATACTCAAATATCAGCACCATCAACAGAGAGTTTAGATGCAGAAATCCTATTTGCAACTGATCGAGAATTAGTCGTTACAACCACACAATTACAAGCAGTATACCTGCGCGAACCGAGTCAAGATAAGTATAGTGATCACACCTTAGCAGCAATAGGACACAAGGATACAGCCTTTTTGACTTTTGTTGGCGATCGCCCTATCTCCCATTCTCTTTACATCACTTGTCCTGACATTTTTACTTTACCAGAGTTAAGAGCGTTTAACCTGATTATTAATACTACTAATAACAATCAGTTCTCAATTTTACCCCTAAATTGGTCTTATTGGGATGGTAATCAATGGCAGATTATCCCTAGTCCTAAATCTGACAAAAATCAATTTATATTTACAAATTTACCTATTCCTACTCCCTGTGAAATTCAAGGTAAAACTGAGAAATGGTTGCAAGCTAATTTAACTAACATCACGGCAAGTATACCTGAAATTACCAATATTCAAGCTAGTATCAATATTAAAAAAAATAACTTAATACCCGAAGTTTGCTTATTTAATACTACTCCTTTAGACCTGACAAAAGATTTTTATCCCTTTGGCGTACAACCAGAGATTAATGATACATTTTATATTGCATTACACGATACCTTCATTCAGCCCAATACAGTTATCACTATTGACATCAAATTAAGCCATAAACCTGTCAATACAACTAATTTAAACATTCGCTGGGAAATGGATAATGGTGCAGGCTGGCAAGAAATATCTGCGAGTAACCAGCAAATCAGATGGCAAGAAAAATCCTCAGCGATTCAGTTGAAAGAAGGAGATATCATTCAGGCGAAGTTAGAATTTCTCAATCAAACAAATATGCCTGCGCCTACCACTGTGAATAGAGAAACTCGTTATTGGTTACGTGGGCGAATTACTCAAGGTTATTATGGACAACCCAGTAAAGAGAGAAAATACGCTATTTATAATGAAGTCGCCGCAGTCAGCAATAGTCCTGCCGAAAAAGCAATTAATATTGTCGGGAATGCTGCCGATTTTTTTAGTAGCAATGATGTGATTAGATTAGTATGGCTCGAAAATAATACTACTGAAAAACGAGAAGAATATGAGATTGAAAAAGTAGCCAGCAGTACAATCACCCTGAAGACAGCATTAAGTCAAAATGCTAAGGCTAGTGGCACAAAAATATTTCGTAGAGATATTATCACTGAAACCATTGCACCAATTTATGATCCACCCCTGATTCAGTCATTAAAGTTAAGCTACGAATTTACCTTAACAGAAAAAGCGATTTATTTTGCAGAAAATGACTTTACCTATACTTATCCAGATAGTGTAAATCCAAAATCTTTCTCACCCTTCACCCCAACAACAGACCAAGAACCAACCCTCTATCTAGGTTTTGACCAATCTTTTGATAATAAACCAGTAACTATTTATGCACAGGTAGAATCTCCCTTACCCCATGAATTATCAACTGATATAACCACACAAACAATCTTGACAGCAACAGCAAATACCGGAGATAAAACCCTACAACTTGCTGATATAACTGGTTGGCAAATAGGCGATCGCCTAGAAATTCAGGCCCCCGAACAACTTCATAACTACACCATTATTTCTATTAATAACAATCAAGTTAGCATCAACCCACCCCTACAACAAAACTATCCAGAACTTCACCCAATAATTCATCCTACACAACCACATTTAGTATGGGAATATTCTAGTCCTTGGGGTTGGCGATCGCTAGGGGTAGAAGATGAAACTCAAGCATTTTCACAACGAGGTTTAATTCAATTTATCGCTCCTGCCGATTTTAGTCAAACAGCAGCTTTCGGTCAACAATTATATTGGTTGCGTGTGCGTTGGTTAGCTGGTAATTTTCGGGTAAAACCTCGTCTACGTCGCTTATTAACTAATACCACTTGGGCATTTCAAGCAATTAGTCTGCAAGCAGAAGTTTTAGGTTCAAGTAATTACGAAGCAGAGCAAGTTTTTACTGCTAATAATACCCCCATTTTACTGGGACAACAATTAGAAGTCGAAGAAGGACAAATCCCTACCCAAATAGCATCCCATCGCCTGAAAATCATTCGAGATAACTTAGGAGAAATTGAGGAAGTTTGGGTACTTTGGCAAGAAGTCGCAGATTTCTATGGTTCTAGTGGCAGCGATCGCCATTACATTTTAGATCATCAAACTGGCGAAATTCGTTTTGGCAATGGCCAAGCGGGAATGATCCCCCCCAGAGGACGGAATAATATTCGCCTCGCTTTCTATCAGACTGGCGGTGGTAAAGCCGGCAACGTCACCGCACAAACCATTAGCCAACTGAAAACCACCATTCCCTACATTGATCGAGTTATCAACCTAGAAGCCGCAGCCGGGGGTACACCACAGGAGACTTTAGATCGTCTCAAACAACGAGTCCCCAAACAACTCCGTCACCGCAATCGCGCTGTCACCCATGAAGACATTGCAGATTTAGCTTACGCCGCTTCTACAGATGTGGCAAGAGTCAAAGTAGTCACACCAGACTTGCTGACGGCTGATTTTAGCCCTTTGAATGAAAAACTGTGGATTGATCCCAGCAAAGCCAATGTGTCATTTGCAGATAACCTACGCGAAAAACTTCAGACAATCAATGCTACCGAAGCTGCCAACTTTGAAAAAATGATGCGGGAAATTAACCGCCGTGCTGGGCAAATTAAACTGATTATCTTACCTGATAGTAGCGATCGCCAACCTACCCCCAGTTTAGCCTTATTAGCGCAAGTCGAAACCTATATCCTCGTCCGTTGTACAGCCACACTGGATTTAGTGGTGACAACTCCCACATGGCAAGAAGTCACCGTTAACGCAACTATCACTCCCATATCTCTAGAAGATGCAGACATGGTGCGTCACACCGTCACACAAACCTTAGAAGCCTTTCTTCATCCCTTAACCGGCGGCAAAGGAGAAGGATGGCAATTTGGACGCTATCCCCAAAAATCCGATTTTTACGCCATTATCCAATCCATCCCTGGAGTAGATCATGTCAATTCCTTAGAAGTGCAGTTACCAGGAACACAAACTAACTCATTATTGAGTGCTGATTCATTAATTTTCTCTGGTAATCATGTTGTTAAATTGGCGGGGAGGAAGGTAACAGGGAAGAAGGCAATAGGCAATAGGCAATAG
- a CDS encoding phage tail protein translates to MPTISNPHDPYSGYNFWVEWDGIVHAGFRECSGLTATRKAGTYREGTDKGLNQRQIPGLNSYGNITLKRGITDNKELWEWHKKLQNGEADRRNVSIILADDKGEEKIRWNLENSWPTTWNAPSFNATSDEVAIETLELVHEGITIG, encoded by the coding sequence ATGCCGACAATTTCTAATCCCCACGACCCTTATAGTGGTTATAATTTCTGGGTGGAATGGGATGGTATTGTTCATGCCGGCTTTCGTGAATGTAGCGGGTTGACGGCGACTCGCAAAGCAGGAACTTATCGAGAAGGGACAGATAAAGGATTAAATCAACGTCAAATTCCCGGACTCAATAGTTATGGCAATATTACCCTCAAAAGAGGAATTACTGATAATAAAGAACTGTGGGAATGGCACAAGAAACTACAAAATGGCGAAGCAGATAGACGCAACGTGTCGATTATTTTAGCTGATGACAAAGGAGAAGAAAAAATTCGCTGGAATCTAGAAAATAGCTGGCCAACCACTTGGAATGCCCCAAGCTTTAATGCTACCTCAGATGAGGTGGCAATAGAAACTCTGGAACTAGTTCATGAAGGGATCACTATTGGTTAG
- a CDS encoding LysM peptidoglycan-binding domain-containing protein: MTLEKLTIKAEKNNPGDFADKFKVLFNPNQIEIIKTGWSMEKYGPVTSQALTQLNLDLFFDTTLMGFPPENVQKYTRKIFSLTQPRIGKNPKRPPRCQLIWGTISGKDSLLLPDGFLESVTKKLTHFLEDGTPVRATLSCRFKEWKEPIKKAKIANPIDDPVRIVKRGETLSSIATEEYGDPALWRVIAAENHLNNPRILNPGTVLTIPPLRLGGKS, from the coding sequence ATGACATTAGAAAAATTAACTATCAAAGCCGAAAAAAATAACCCAGGAGACTTTGCCGATAAATTTAAAGTTCTTTTTAACCCTAATCAAATAGAAATTATCAAAACAGGGTGGTCGATGGAAAAGTATGGCCCTGTTACATCTCAAGCACTAACTCAACTCAACCTGGATTTGTTCTTTGACACTACCTTGATGGGATTTCCTCCAGAGAATGTCCAGAAATATACGCGCAAAATTTTTAGTTTGACTCAACCGCGTATCGGTAAAAATCCCAAACGTCCTCCGCGTTGTCAACTGATTTGGGGAACTATATCGGGTAAAGATAGCCTTTTATTACCTGATGGTTTTTTAGAAAGCGTCACTAAAAAACTAACTCATTTTCTTGAAGATGGTACACCTGTACGAGCTACTTTAAGCTGTAGATTTAAAGAGTGGAAGGAACCGATAAAAAAAGCAAAAATTGCTAATCCAATTGATGATCCTGTCAGAATTGTCAAAAGAGGAGAAACTTTAAGTAGTATTGCCACTGAAGAATATGGTGATCCTGCTTTGTGGCGTGTCATTGCAGCAGAGAATCACTTAAATAATCCCCGCATTTTAAATCCAGGAACTGTGTTGACAATTCCACCTTTACGACTAGGGGGTAAATCATGA
- a CDS encoding phage late control D family protein, translating to MTNGVALLNPYLKVLVQNQLLNVEIEADLISVLVSEDVAVPGMFELRLVTWDLVKQEMTWVDDKVFDIGNEVEIQMGYEQELKTIMVGEITGLEPEYTQETTPVLVVRGHDLRHRLLRGTQTKSFLKVKDSEIASQIARTRGLTAKVTDSQVKLDYILQHNQTDWEFLNQRAKRIGYEVAVEGKTLYFRPHANTQDKVLTLTYSENIQEFLPRLSTLSQVQELTVKGWSPQQKKEVLGKAGIGKEGGTMGGKVSGTKAVKKAFGNANQTIVNQPISSQAEADRMALGQFQEIAIAYITGEGSCQGNPHIRAGQVIEVLGLGKRFSGLYYIMTTEHYYSREQGYQTSFTVRRNAT from the coding sequence ATGACAAATGGTGTTGCCTTGTTAAATCCCTATCTGAAAGTTTTGGTGCAGAATCAACTTTTAAATGTAGAGATAGAAGCTGATTTAATATCGGTTTTAGTCTCCGAAGATGTAGCCGTTCCGGGGATGTTTGAGTTGCGATTAGTTACTTGGGACTTAGTAAAACAAGAAATGACATGGGTAGATGACAAAGTATTTGATATTGGGAATGAAGTCGAAATTCAGATGGGATATGAACAAGAACTAAAAACTATTATGGTGGGGGAAATTACGGGATTAGAACCAGAATATACTCAAGAGACAACACCTGTTTTAGTGGTGCGGGGGCATGATTTACGTCATCGGTTGTTGCGAGGAACTCAGACAAAATCATTTCTCAAAGTTAAGGATAGTGAGATTGCTAGTCAAATTGCTCGCACTAGAGGACTAACAGCAAAAGTGACTGATAGTCAGGTGAAATTAGACTATATTTTACAGCATAATCAAACAGATTGGGAGTTTTTAAATCAGAGAGCTAAACGCATTGGTTATGAAGTGGCAGTGGAGGGAAAAACCCTCTATTTTCGTCCTCATGCAAATACTCAAGATAAAGTTTTAACTCTCACTTATAGCGAAAATATACAAGAATTTTTACCCCGTTTAAGTACTTTGAGTCAGGTGCAAGAATTGACAGTGAAAGGTTGGAGTCCTCAACAAAAAAAAGAAGTATTAGGAAAAGCAGGGATAGGAAAAGAAGGTGGGACAATGGGAGGTAAAGTTTCTGGAACAAAGGCTGTCAAAAAAGCATTTGGTAATGCTAATCAAACAATAGTCAATCAACCTATATCAAGTCAAGCAGAAGCCGATCGCATGGCGTTAGGACAGTTTCAAGAAATAGCGATCGCCTACATTACTGGTGAAGGTAGTTGTCAAGGTAATCCCCATATTCGCGCTGGGCAAGTCATAGAAGTTTTGGGACTAGGTAAAAGGTTTAGTGGTCTATATTATATCATGACTACGGAACATTATTATTCACGAGAACAGGGTTATCAAACTTCGTTTACTGTTAGGAGAAATGCTACATGA
- a CDS encoding phage baseplate assembly protein V, with amino-acid sequence MNGLDFLISNQQNDHFYGVSIGIVTNNQDPEKLGRIKVKFPWLSGEEESYWARVLTPMAGNDRGIYFLPEVDDEVLVAFEQGDINFPYILGALWNGKDKPPITNADGKNNQRVIKSRSGHMIVLDDTDGKEKIIIKDKTGKNQIVINSPENQMSIQVEKDLTIETKGKIVLKSSDDDISIECKNLQIKTQQNYQLEAGANCTIKAKSKYELAAQSGLEIKCASGVKINDDSLEVM; translated from the coding sequence ATGAACGGGCTAGATTTTTTAATATCCAATCAGCAAAATGATCATTTTTATGGAGTGAGTATTGGGATTGTGACTAATAACCAAGATCCAGAGAAATTAGGCAGAATTAAAGTCAAGTTTCCTTGGCTATCTGGTGAGGAAGAAAGTTACTGGGCTAGGGTTTTAACGCCAATGGCAGGAAATGACCGAGGGATTTATTTTTTACCAGAAGTTGATGATGAGGTTTTGGTGGCTTTTGAACAAGGGGATATCAATTTTCCTTACATTCTTGGTGCTTTATGGAATGGGAAAGATAAACCACCAATTACTAATGCAGATGGTAAGAATAATCAACGAGTGATTAAATCTCGTAGTGGTCACATGATTGTTTTAGATGATACTGATGGCAAGGAAAAAATTATTATTAAAGACAAGACTGGAAAAAATCAAATTGTGATTAATTCCCCAGAGAATCAAATGAGTATCCAAGTAGAAAAAGATTTAACTATAGAAACAAAGGGGAAAATTGTTTTAAAGAGTAGTGATGATGATATCTCGATTGAATGTAAAAATTTGCAAATAAAAACTCAACAAAATTATCAACTAGAAGCAGGAGCAAATTGTACAATTAAAGCGAAGTCTAAATATGAATTGGCAGCACAATCTGGTTTAGAAATTAAATGTGCATCTGGAGTGAAAATAAATGATGATTCATTAGAGGTGATGTAA